The Ranitomeya variabilis isolate aRanVar5 chromosome 7, aRanVar5.hap1, whole genome shotgun sequence DNA window gtactatatactacgagggctgttatatgctacgtgggctgttagatgctacatggctgtgctatattctacgtggctgtgctatatgctatgtgggctgtgtaatatgctatgtggctgtgctttatactacgtggctgtgctatatactatgtggctgttatacactacgtggctgtgctatatactacgtgggctattatatgctacatggctgtgctatatgctgttatatactacatggctgtgctatatgctacgtgggctgtgttatatgctatgtgggctgttatatgctacgtttacatttactgaacaagttctgtcatacatattctagaatacccaatgcgttagaattgggccaccatctagtatacacaATAATGCCACACAGTCTTCCCCACCTTTAGCAGGATGCCCTCCATACACACAGTATGAAGAATCTAAAGTGGCCCTCACACTAAGTATTGCACTTGCCTGTGTGTCCTGTCAAGACTTCTGCTCCTCTGGGCTACTGAGTTGTTACTGCCCTTCTGGATACCTTATGGTTGGGTGCAATGTATTTCTCAGAGCACTGTATGTGTTAGGTGAAGTGAATAGGAATATGGCTGCAACATggctatatataattatattttatGTTTTCAACCACTAATAACTTAAAAGCCAATAATGGCtattgcctgtctgtttttcttgtcatattcctgattttttttttttaatctatgatCTCTCAGCAGAGGCGTagttagggttttggttcaggggtggcgaagcttctgagtgggcccctaaccaggtaatcttgattacaactcggtgacacctgttgtgaattctgctcttgggctccctccggtggttataagtggtagcgctgctgtctttggatcgcagcattcatcagctgtgtccacttattgcaatcctgactgggctatttagtcttgcttgaccctttagtcagtgccagttgtccattgttcctggaggattcacatcccagcctggtctctcctgcttgctgttcatttcaacaaagataagttctggctttgttttttgcagtccacatgctgtgggccttatagttcatttcatttccatgttttgtcttgtccagcttggtctgtataaggatttgttcagccaagctggtatctctggagatgcagatataccctccatatctttagttagatgtggagattttgtattttctgtggtggatattttctagtgttttaatactgaccgcatagtactctgtcctatcctttctatttagctagagcggcctcctttgctaaatcctgatttcagtctgcgtacgttatttccctctcctctcacagtcaatatttgtggggggctgtctatcctttggggattttctctgaggcaagatagttttcccttttctatctctaggggtatttagtcctccggctgtgtcgagatgtctagggagtgttaggtacattccacggctacttctagttgcggtgttaagttcagggtctgcggtcagtacaggtaccaccttctccagagtacgtctcatgctgctcctaggccaccagatcataacagacaccccctaatagtggaggagaacctcagcaaatgaccgcgctgttactgaagataatctctatataaagaccaacatggatattaccgccatatggtcagtggtagataccagtcctacagaacatataagtgattacagcacagttacagataatgactgacCGCtgagacgttctttctgatggaatcgttcacttttcacgtcttttccatctggcccagactgacatgacaacttcttccacccaggactcggctgcagagaatacaacaaagatatGTTTCTCTTTTCACATTCCAgctatcaccatctattcccaacctgcacatacTCATCATCCTGCTgatcccccaatactgagccgctgctaccgtatgtgtccctattactgcacctactgtgtggtactatgtgccctctaaattcgaaagcacccctctataatatagtaatgccgggtgcaagtgccctagaaaacactgcccatattttgctgacagggggatgatgggaggagtgtaacgctccttccctcatcaatgcggtgagctgtatcggctagatgccgataccgcTCACCTTGCGATGACATGCGGGGGGCccacctgcctgctcaggggccccatagcggcagagcagggagatcaattctccctgctctgccgcagaatgtaactgtattggcgcgcttCATACCAGCCCACAATCGGGCCCATGTGAGGTAATCACAGACGGGTGTGTGGATGGGAGTCAAGGTCTGATAAAAGATCAAACCCAATTTTCATCAGCGTTTGTACACAGATCTACATATCGTGTATGCAGGGATCCCGTTTATTGACGGCCAAATCGAAGCGCTCTCCTTTGGCTAATCTGAATCGTCTCTGCGGTAGTAAGTtctcctgttaatcccttttattttatgtaaccgTTTATGCTGTATGGTTTGTCccccttgtaaaatcttttgtatatttttttcataaacactgcctccctttggattaaatataaaatgtaatcgtTCGGTTCTGTGAACTATGCCTCGAAGGCATAAGCTACCATAAACGGTGTCTAATTGACCAAGACAGATTAGTGTTGGCGGCGAGTAGTCTGGGGCTATCTTGGAGTTAGCATTGACCGTACCCGGGTGTATACACATATTCCATATGATGGAATACGGAGGTGTATATGCCGCACGCTCACCATTAATTTTCCGATAGCCGGCCTAGTGGTGCGAACAGGCTGCAGCCTTCTCCGTTGATCATTggccaatcgtgtaattgtctgAACAATAGGGTGCAACAGAGCTGTTTGCTCCAGAGATCACAGCGAGTGGTACTCGTGGCCTTCCCAGCCTGGTATATCAGTAATTTTTGGGATTAAGAAATTCCCTgacaatataaatatatttattggattaaatatatttattttgtttgtttgtgatttaaaaaaaaatatattttttttacaatttttattaactttttttttacattgtcccaggatgagaAATCAACTATAtcatgacagatcgctgatctaatactctgcaatgcttctgcactgctgaGCATTAAAGAAGTGTCTGACATGCAGGGAGTAGGCATGAGCTGATAGCAACGGCGTCACTCAGGGATGGTTGCCTATCTTggggcccgtggtcaccatggagaccatcgacCACACTAATACATTGTGCCGATTGAAGCACAGAGGGATCTCATTCCCTCTGCGATGTCACTATTGGCAGCGGCATCACAGGGGTTAAAAACATAAATGCtcatgtcgtgaagaggttaaacctgaaagtctacacttcaattgcctCACAGTTGTTTCACTTCCACTAAGGAGATTTTACTTCTCTTGTATTATACATGAGCGTGTGTGCAGCAAAAATCAGAAGTAAATACCATAGCATGGCCCACAGTTACTAATATTTCCAATGTTTTAATCCATTTAAGCTGTGGGGGTATTGTAATCATTTAAACCAAAATTTTCGCTCTTAATTTTGGCTCCTTTTACACTTCAAATCTTTACTTGCTGTGACCAGTGGTATATTTACAAccagagatgggtggacacctggatgttcgggtctggcggtTTCAGCCGAACATTTACAAAAAGTTCGggctcgggtaccagaacagtacccggaccccattcacttgaatgaggggcccaaacatccagtgtttgccatgctgtcatgtgcacaacagcgcagcaaacactgcttctgatcggtggtaaaattatCTTCGCCCGTCAGACAACCGCggctcccacactgtcaaaagacagcaggaGCGTGCAGCTGTGATCGGAAGGTATTAAGTTTACCGCCGGTCACTGAtgacagctgatgggactacttctcccatcaaccGATGCCTGCTGCCAGAGGCGTAGGGTTGTGGTTCatcggggggcgaaacttctgagtgggcccctaaccaggtaaccttgattacaactcggtgacgcgccctaatagtggaggagaacctcagcagatgacggcgctgttactgaagataatctttaTATAAAGACTAaaatggatattactgccatatggtcagtggtagataccagtcctacagaacatatagatcacagcacagttacagataatgttttACCGCTGaaatcctttctgatggaatcgttcattcttcccgtcttttccatctggcccagaccgacataactacttccagctacaactcgtctgcagagaatacaacaaagacacatttcacttctcatattccagccccatcaccatctattcccaacctgcacaacctcctcatcctgctgataccccaaatactgagccgctgctgccgtatgtgaccctattactgcacctgataccccaatactgagccgctgctgctgtatgtgtcactattactgcacctgctgtgtggttctctgtgccctctaaattctaaagcacccctctataatatagtaatgccgggtgcaagtgccctagaaaacagtgcacatattttcccccctagaaagtaataatgccctgtgtgcccctttgatagctacagtaacctgagttcccctataagaagtgcccactttaaattgaataatgtcccgagtctccacaagtacagcttccctatacacagtatgatgctctcttatacacagtataatgccccctcactgtatagtaccacccacacagtatactgactcattattagcctccaaactgtttgatggctccaacaatgtataatgacccccacactaatctccacactgtatgatggccccctagatagcctccatatacagtagcataatgcaccaaatagtccacaatatagtataatgcactccccaaaggcagactctatagcataaggcagcccccataggcagacactgtaataaggcagcatccccctagtcagaccctgtaatatgtcagcccccatagtcagaccctgtaataaggcagtacccccatagtcagaccctgtaataaggcagcccccccataggcagaccctgtaataaggcggcagatccccataggcagtccctgttataaggcggcagatccccataggcagaccctgtaataaggcagccccccataggcagaccctgtaataaggcagcccccccataggcagaccctgtaataaggcagcagatccccataggcagaccctgcaataaggcagcccccccataggcagaccctgtaataaggtggcagatccccataggcagaccctgtaataaggcggcagatccccataggcagaccctgtaataaggcagtacccccatagtcagacccagtaataaggcagccccccataggcagaccctgtaataaggcggcagatccccataggtagaccctgtaataaggcggcagatccccataggcagaccctgtaataaggcagcagatccccataggcagaccctgtaataaggaggcagatccccataggcagaccctgtaataaggaggcagatccccataggcagaccctgtaataaggcggcagatccaattaggcagaccctgtaataaggcggcagatccccataggcagaccctgtaataaggcagcagcacccataaaaaataaaatactcacctctcttcttcctgcgctgctcccgctgatctcctgacagcaggctccgggcagtgacgtcatcgcgcccgctgtcagtgtcggcgatgtcaacctccgacactgacagggggatgatgggaggagcgcagcgctccttctcccatcaatgcgatcagctgtatcggcttaatgccggtacagctgatcttccgatgatggcgtggggcccactgctggcaccgggcccccccgcctgctcaggggccccatagcggcagagcggatagatcgattctccctgctctgccacagaaggtaagatacagttacagtagcatagctccgggtgggccccctcagagcactgggCCCGGGGCACCCAACCtctcggtagctacgctactgcctgctGCCTCTAAAACCAGCGAGAGCAGAAGCAGCTGAtgggacagctgggggctgcaaccttcagatatcagcttcagcaaggttggttatcaagaatagagaggtccctactccgatttttataattaaaaaaataattaaaaaaaaattgcgtggggtccccaccatttttgataaccagccttgctaaagcagacagctcagctgggggctggcattctcaggctagtaaggggccatgaatattggccccccagcctaaaaatagcagcccacaaccccccaaaaaaggtgcatctattagatgtgccaattctggcgctttgcctggctcttcccacttgacatgtagcggtggcaagtggggttcatatttgtggggttgatgtcacctttctattttctggtgacatcaagcccacggcttagtaatgaagaggcgtctataaaacacctattactaatcctatagttgtattttaaataaacacacagcaagaatgaagtcctctaatgataatctgctGCTGAGAAAACAGTGATATCAAAGCTGCTGCAAGTAActgacacattgctagaatcagggttCCTGTCTCTACATCAGTgtcccccaactccggtcctcaagagccaccaacaggtcatgttttcaggatttccttagtattgcacaggtgataattgcatcacctggacaggcaagcattcaataacctgtgcaatactaaggaaatcaagaaaacatgacctgttgatggctcttgaggaccagagttgggggaacactgttctacattatggtgctctcagattaggtggcaaaaacctgttgacagattcccttttgcaAAAGTTACGCTATGACTAGTGAACTCATAATAAGGTCATTTTATAGATTAGGTGGGGTTCCAGAAAAAAGAAAAGAGAGTATAAAAACATTACAAAGTTTTTatatttttccacactgatttgcTGGAAAACTTATATTTTTGTGTATCTGTTCAGGGCCTTCTGACTTCTTTTCTGTCCAAGTCACAAACAATACAGTGCTCAAAATGTGctaatattgtgtttttttttactttatttattttataaacttATGCTTAACATTGTGACCATGCAACCACTGTGCTGTGTAACATATTTTTAAAGTATCATTGAGTTTTGTCATATACAAGTTTCAAACCCAGGAGACATTATACCTAGACCGTCATCTTTACAGtctgaaaaaacaaaaacatgcaaGCTCTTTAGAATTAACTATACATAATGTTGTTTGCAAGCTGAACGGGAGCTACATGGAATGGTTGCCAAGTTAGCCACTAGTGGACCATCAGCAACTATCATGGATAAACCACTTTGGGACCAGCCATCAGACAATGTCTTTGCTTTCTCGGCAAGGTTAACCTTTTCTTCCATATGAATGCTTGGCCAGTGATCCCTACTAGAACCCTTGCTGTATACTGGTAGCTCTTGGTCACTTGGTGTAGGATTAGTGTAAGACTGATGACAACTGCCTCCGTTTGGTAAGCTTTTTGTAGATTTATGTACAGAATAGCAAGAAACTTCCATTCTTGAATCACGTTTTTGGAACTGTTTGCTAAATAGGTGAATAAGTTCAAGCAAATTCAGTAGCAAAGATATGAGTGAAACCACCAACATGAAGATAATGAAGATTGTCTTTTCCATGGGTCGGGAAACAAAACAGTCTACTTCGTATTTACAAGGCACGTCTACAAGGCACTCAAAAATTGGAGGCATCACAAAACCATACAGATACCACTGACCCAAAACAAATCCAGCTTCAAATACACTTTTGAAAATCACACTGACTGCATAGGAGTAGACTAAGGGTCCACGGATTTTTATCTTTTTGGTAGACTTTTGAGTGTTTGTATTCTTCTCAGTCTTTGATTCTGCTGTTGCAGCACTTCTTTCTTCCGCATTCCCCTGCATCATTTTCTCTTCTCTTCTGGACAAATAAATTACGTGCCCAAGGTAAATCAAGGTGGGAGCACTGACGAAAAGGAACTGTAGCACCCAGTATCGTACATGCGATATAGGAAAAGCCTTATCGTAACAGACATTGGTGCAACCAGGTTGTATTGTGTTGCAAGTGAAGTCAGACTGCTCATCTCCCCAAACAGACTCTCCTGCCAAGCTAAGGATAAGAATTCTGAAGATGAAAAGCACAGTCAGCCAAACTTTTCCAATGAGTGTGGAATGCTCCTGGACTTCATCCAGCAATACTGTAAGCAGATACCATCCTGACATAATTAACTGAAAATACAAAAACATACAAGAAAGTTGAATCAGGAtattttacaagacaaaaatgttAGTAAAAAGGTGTTTTCCaggtcaaaaaataaaaatatagcgATAGACTGTAACATTGGGAATTTTAACTATGTATTATGATTCTGCGGTGTTTTACAGTCTTTGAGGTTGTGATGtgatcactcatatgtgatttgcatacttgtggtcacattctGACCACTTTTTGTTCTGCTTCTTTCAGTGAAGCATTGTTAGAAGTGGCTGGCATGAGTCCGCATGTAAACAGATCCCATGAGTGGTGACGACCTCCAGGACTATGAAGTGTAGCAgaatactaaggctacgttcacatttgcgttgttaggcgcagcgtcggcgacgcgaccaacgcatgtacacaacgcagcgttttgcgatgcatgcgttgtcataagatcctacagatcgggactttcggcgcagggaaaacgctacaagtagcgtcccctgtgcCCTGTCTTGtgtgtctatatgacgcatgcgtcgtaaaacgcagtacaacgtataccggcgcatgtccatgcgccctccatgttaaagataggggcgcatgacgcatgcattggcgacgctgcgcccaacaacgcaaatgtgaacgtagcctaacaaggtGTATTTTACACGCTATTAGAATTCTCAGTGTTTCGTACATTACTAGTTTCCTTTGTGGCCCAAAGTGGCACAAAGCTTTCTAAACTTTGTAGTCACTTTGATCTCAAAAGTGGCAGGAGTTAGAACTAATGATTGGACAGATATGGCAAATtacagcaaaaatgaaaatacaaatTATTGTTATTTTTAATTGACGGAGGGTGGTCCCCCAGAATGATTTACTAAGGTGGGTCCAAGgttctgcctgtgattcccagccccgcaatgtgaataaatcataagtcactgcggggctgggattcacaggcagggcggccgcgcaggcgcagtcagctggactgcatatgaggaaagacggccagcgctcactgcgcctgcaccaggcaggggaaaagagcgcaggcgccggctacttttgaaaacagcggtgaggaggaggtggtACCCGGCGCCAAGAGGATGTGTGCTGCCTGAAGCATGGGGGGGgggaacgccggcccacttgactgaggagcaggtatttcagacaaattataaaactgattatttctcaagttacagcacccagaactaaaagagccacctcgtcagaatgcagcattactgctgcacaaggtggctcttttagtttgaaaccactgggggggggggggggggggggggtgacaggttccctttaaagggaacctgtcaccccccccaggcgtttgtaactaaaagagccaccttgtgcagcactaatggtgcattctggcaaggtggctcttttagttctgggtgctgtaacttgagaaataatccattttataacttgtcccaaatacctttctttagtcctggaggcaggcctttcccccccctgctgcaaacgcagcaccgccgtcactcGTGTCCTCTTGtcgcctcctcctcagcgctgttttcaaagtagccggcgcctgcgctcttttctcctgcctggtgcaggcgcagtgagcgctgcccgtcctctgtcctcatttgcagtctagctgactgcgcctgtgcagccgccctgcctgtgaatcccagccccacagtgagaataaatcagaagacactgagggCCGGGATCTCGGGCAGAAGCAGTAGTAGACTGCTGAAGGAAAAAAATTATTGAGATATCTAGGCAACCTACAAGTAAAACTGTGAATTCAATATTGTACAGTTTTACTTGATGGATTATTCAAAGAAGCATAGAAGATTGATGACATAAATGCTGCACGGTCCAAAAAACCTCCCCTTATGGTTATATTTACGAGCGGTATTAACACAAATTGCCACAGTTTTGCTCAGTGTGTTTTGACCATGCTGTTTTAAAGGCAAAACAAGTGAAATAAATTTatttcacctgtaaaaaaaaaaaagaaaaaaaagtgtgatCAAATATCATAAATTGCACAAAGGTAGTAATTGCACCGCATGCTTTTGTGATCGCATGGTCAAAACTAGTCTCAGGAAAATGTACTCGATGCTATGCCCTTTTCATTTATCTTAACCCCTttgtgccagctgacggaatagtacgtcagctggcagatcctctgctttgaggtgggctccggcggtgagcccacctcaaagccgcgacatgtcagctgttttgtacagctgacacgtgcgcacaatgagcgcgagcggaatcgcgatccgcccgtgcccattaactagttaaatgccgccgtcgaacgctgacagtggcatttaactagcgctcccggccgcgcggccgggggtTCTCGCGCcgctgaccccccgtcacatgatcgggggtcatcggcgcattgccataacaaccaggtctccttgagacctctatggttgttgatggccgattgctttgagcgccaccctgtggtcggcgttcaaagcaacgctgcatttctgctacatagaggtgatctgtgcttcacctctatgtagcagagccgatcgtgtagtgcatgcttctagcctcctatggaggctattgaagcatgccaaaaaaattttaaaaaaaagaaagtgtttaaaaatataaaaaaaatcaaaaatatataaaaaagttcaaatcacccccctttcgccccaatcaaaataaaacaataaaaaaaaaaaaaatcaaacctacacatatttggtattgccacattcagaatcgcccgatctatcaataaaaacaaaggattaacctgatcgctaaatggcgtagcgaaaaaaaaaatcaaaacgacaaaattacgtttttggtcgccacgacattgcattaaaatgcaataaaaggcgaacaaaagaacgtatctgcaccaaaatggtatcattaaaaacgccagctcagcacacaaaaaataagccctcacccgaccccagatcatgaaaaatggagacgctacgggtatcggaaaatggcgcaatgtttttttttttttttagcaaactttggaatttttttttaccacttagataatagagaacctatacatgtttggtgtctatgaatgcataatgacctggagaatcatagtggcaggttattttagcatttggtaaacctaacaaaaaagccaaacaaaaaacaagtgtgagattgcactttttttgcaatttcttcgcacttggaattttttcccgttttctgttacacggcatggtaaaaccaatggtactgttcaaaagtacaactcggcccgcaaaaaataagccctcacgtggccatattaacggaaaaattaaaaaagttatagctctgggaaggaggggagcgaaaaacaaaaacgaaaaaagctccggggttgaaggggttaaacataggtAATTTATATGGTCctaccagaggcgtagctaaggtttCAActtggggggcgaaacatctgagtgggcccctaaccagcaaaccctgat harbors:
- the LOC143784482 gene encoding gap junction alpha-2 protein-like, which produces MSGWYLLTVLLDEVQEHSTLIGKVWLTVLFIFRILILSLAGESVWGDEQSDFTCNTIQPGCTNVCYDKAFPISHVRYWVLQFLFVSAPTLIYLGHVIYLSRREEKMMQGNAEERSAATAESKTEKNTNTQKSTKKIKIRGPLVYSYAVSVIFKSVFEAGFVLGQWYLYGFVMPPIFECLVDVPCKYEVDCFVSRPMEKTIFIIFMLVVSLISLLLNLLELIHLFSKQFQKRDSRMEVSCYSVHKSTKSLPNGGSCHQSYTNPTPSDQELPVYSKGSSRDHWPSIHMEEKVNLAEKAKTLSDGWSQSGLSMIVADGPLVANLATIPCSSRSACKQHYV